Proteins from a single region of Methanobrevibacter ruminantium:
- the purF gene encoding amidophosphoribosyltransferase: protein MKDKCGIVGIHSKDNLKDVSHLIYYGLYALQHRGQESAGIATHNINYGLNFYCGMGLVTDVFNNSLIKSLAGNVGIGHVRYSTTGQSKIENSQPFFTELDDGFIAMAHNGDIVNSGALRDELIKKGYEFKSDTDSEVVCYLIKEEAKNEKDFLKVIDTVSQRLIGSYSLVILINDELYVLRDPMAMKPLVLGETDDHFVVASETVAFDVIDARLIRDLEPGELIYFKDNKINSHILPSAKGSKRAHCMFEYVYFARPDSVIDERSVYNTRLRIGEALYKEYPIDADLVLPVPDSSIPAAIGYARASGIPYGEGLIKNRYVGRTFIMPTQEEREIAVRLKLNPLRHELEGKSVVVIDDSIVRGTTSESLVRILKAAGAKEVHMLIGCPPVIAPCFYGVALATKEELIAANLEIDDIRKQLGAETLGYISIESLIEAIGIDGDKLCLGCINEDYPTEIPDDLEAESYYDYYQPLRDAAEEDE from the coding sequence TTGAAAGATAAGTGTGGTATTGTAGGAATACATTCTAAAGACAATCTTAAGGATGTTTCTCACTTGATTTATTATGGTTTATATGCTTTACAGCATAGAGGACAGGAATCTGCAGGTATAGCTACCCATAACATCAATTATGGTTTGAACTTTTATTGTGGAATGGGTTTAGTAACTGATGTTTTTAACAATTCTTTAATCAAGAGCTTAGCTGGTAATGTAGGTATTGGGCATGTAAGATATTCCACTACTGGCCAGTCAAAAATAGAAAATTCACAGCCATTCTTCACTGAATTGGATGATGGATTCATCGCTATGGCTCATAATGGTGATATTGTTAATTCAGGTGCCTTAAGAGATGAATTGATTAAGAAAGGTTATGAATTCAAATCTGATACTGATTCTGAAGTTGTTTGTTACTTGATTAAGGAAGAGGCTAAAAACGAGAAGGATTTCCTTAAGGTAATCGATACAGTTTCTCAAAGGTTAATAGGTTCCTATTCCTTGGTTATTTTAATCAATGATGAATTGTATGTTTTAAGGGATCCTATGGCTATGAAACCTTTGGTTTTAGGTGAAACCGATGATCATTTCGTAGTTGCATCTGAAACTGTCGCATTTGATGTGATTGATGCAAGGCTTATTCGTGATCTGGAGCCTGGTGAATTGATTTACTTTAAGGACAATAAGATCAATTCCCATATATTGCCATCTGCAAAAGGTTCCAAAAGGGCACATTGTATGTTTGAATATGTTTACTTTGCCCGTCCGGATAGCGTAATTGATGAGAGAAGCGTTTACAATACAAGACTTAGAATCGGTGAAGCATTGTATAAGGAATACCCTATTGATGCAGATTTGGTATTGCCTGTTCCGGATTCATCAATCCCTGCAGCTATTGGATATGCAAGGGCTTCAGGAATTCCATACGGTGAAGGATTAATCAAGAACAGGTATGTTGGAAGAACTTTCATTATGCCAACCCAAGAAGAGCGTGAAATTGCTGTAAGACTTAAATTAAACCCATTAAGACATGAACTTGAAGGAAAAAGTGTTGTTGTAATCGATGACAGTATCGTTAGAGGTACAACTTCCGAGTCCTTAGTAAGAATCCTTAAGGCAGCAGGCGCTAAAGAGGTGCATATGTTGATTGGATGCCCTCCTGTAATTGCACCATGTTTCTACGGTGTTGCTCTTGCTACTAAAGAGGAATTGATTGCAGCTAATTTGGAAATCGATGATATCAGAAAACAATTAGGTGCAGAAACTTTAGGTTATATCAGCATAGAATCTCTTATCGAAGCTATTGGCATTGATGGGGACAAGTTATGCTTAGGCTGTATCAATGAGGATTATCCTACTGAGATTCCTGATGATTTAGAAGCGGAATCCTACTATGATTATTATCAACCTTTAAGAGATGCAGCTGAAGAAGATGAATAA
- the galE gene encoding UDP-glucose 4-epimerase GalE, whose amino-acid sequence MILITGGAGYIGAHVNKLLNNSGYETIVLDNLSKGHKSAVKWGDFVNADLSDSEKVREIFQDNDIEAVMHFAAFSSVAESVEEPEKYFKNNYENTLNLLKIMKEFRVRKFIFSSTAALYGIPKSIPINEDSELKPINPYGESKLMVENLLKDESDFGGLKYVSLRYFNAAGADLDCEIGEGHDPESHLIPLVLDAALGRRDSISIFGDDYSTPDGTCIRDYIHVNDLADAHLKALQYLEEPFNDSNIFNLGNGNGFSVKEVVDTCKKVTGIDFDVKIEGRRPGDPDILIADSKKAEEILGWKPQVTELEDIVESAWNWHKKIHV is encoded by the coding sequence ATGATATTAATTACTGGTGGAGCGGGATATATAGGCGCCCATGTCAATAAATTGCTTAATAATTCCGGTTATGAAACAATAGTTCTGGATAACCTATCCAAAGGCCATAAGTCTGCAGTAAAATGGGGAGATTTTGTAAATGCAGATTTAAGCGATAGTGAGAAAGTAAGGGAAATCTTTCAAGACAATGATATTGAGGCAGTAATGCACTTTGCAGCATTTTCATCTGTAGCGGAATCTGTTGAGGAACCTGAAAAGTATTTCAAGAACAATTATGAAAACACCTTGAATTTGCTTAAGATCATGAAGGAATTCAGAGTGAGAAAATTTATCTTTTCATCAACAGCTGCATTATATGGCATTCCAAAATCCATTCCTATCAATGAGGATAGTGAATTGAAGCCAATCAACCCTTATGGAGAATCAAAACTAATGGTTGAAAACCTATTGAAGGATGAGTCTGATTTTGGTGGCTTGAAATATGTTTCACTAAGATATTTCAATGCAGCAGGTGCAGACTTGGATTGTGAGATTGGTGAAGGCCATGACCCAGAATCCCATCTAATTCCTTTGGTATTGGATGCGGCTCTTGGAAGAAGAGACAGCATTTCAATCTTTGGTGATGATTACAGCACTCCTGATGGCACTTGCATCAGGGATTATATTCATGTAAATGACTTGGCTGATGCCCATTTGAAAGCATTGCAGTATTTGGAGGAACCTTTCAATGACAGCAATATTTTCAATTTGGGAAATGGCAATGGATTTTCTGTTAAGGAAGTTGTTGACACTTGCAAAAAGGTCACTGGAATTGACTTTGATGTAAAGATTGAAGGAAGACGTCCAGGTGATCCTGATATCCTAATAGCTGATTCCAAAAAGGCAGAAGAGATATTGGGATGGAAACCTCAAGTTACAGAATTGGAAGACATTGTGGAATCTGCTTGGAATTGGCATAAGAAGATTCATGTTTAA